ACGACTCAAGAGCATTCTTTAAAAAGGCTGTAGATGCTTCAGCGGATCAGAGGTCACTCTGCATAAAGTTCATGCAAACCTGGGAATAAAAGTTTAATGAATTCATCCAGCGGTGAGAAATTAGAGCGGTTTTTCTCcttaactttaaataaaaataaaagtattctGAGATGAAGTTTGAAATTTGAAAACGGGTTAGAGTGACCACTCTGGACCAAACGATTTTCAACTGCAAGGTTTTGATGTGGTTTAATATCCCCAGGGGTTAAATGGGCATGCTATACCCTAAACCGTCCTTTTTGGGCAATTCAGGGTATTTTACCCTAAAATGGGGTCATTCACTTAACCAAAAGTTAAACAGTTTCAaacagagatgtgtgtgttaAGTAAACTTGATTCTTGCAAAAGTTCTTTGCTATAATTTGTGCGCCGTGGTTCCAAACATATCTAACCTTTGCAAACTTCTTTGTTAGTTTTCTTtgtaaaaaagtgaaaattaaCAAATATCCTAGTTTGTAATGAAAACGTAGTCTTAACATGCAGAGAAACATGAacaatgcaaaaatgaaaaataaaggaatgcTACTGTGCAAAACAGCCCTAACTGGGAATATCGGTGGCGTTTCGTTCCTGTTTTGCAAGTTACAGGAACTTTTGAGCAAATTCAAACAAACTTGTCTCAAACGATTTTGCTGCATCTTCTCATACAGCACCAggaatatgaaataaatgcttgttttattgtgtagtCCACCTAAGTGCTCACAGGTGTATTTGTTTGCAGCGGATCCACATAACATCCAGTGTATTTTTGATGACCGCGTGTATGAAAAGATAACGATAACCTGTTCTGGGGTGGAGCAACAGGCCTGCTACACCAAAAGTAAGTCTTCTACATGCGTGGACAGGGAGACTTCAGAGTACTTCATGTGGAACTGTTTAGTAACTATGCATCttactgttgccatggtaacttaTGCTGCATACGTCAAAATTGGGGCTTGTGCTATTAATCATGAACACACTCCAGGTTAATGTTGAGTGGTGGTCTGTGTTTTAAAACATGACAATAAGACAGGATGTTAATGACACatatggaaatgtgtgtgttgcctGTACCTACATATGTACATGATTAGTCGAGTGGAAGAATAATTTCAGGGTAAAGGGTTGATTATATTATAATTGTAATTTATTGCATCCCACTTTGTCCATCTGTTCCTTCACAAGTCAGGTTTCTCATGTAAAAGTTAATTTTCCTGCCCTGATTTGCATTCTAGTTTATTAACATATCTTATGTTCTATTCATCTGTCTGCATTGTGGGCAGGTCCTTAACAGTGATTGGTTCTTATATGCATGTCCTGTTTGTCCTGCAGCCAATGGCGAGAAAGGCTGCACCACTCTGAACCACTGCTCTGCAGATAGCTGGAACTGCTGCCAACAGAACCTCTGTAACCAATAAACCGCTTACGTCGATGACATCACTAAACCACGTGATGTGAAATACCCAGAATGCATTGTAATGTTTGAGCTTTTCCACAACCGTGGAATTAAAGAAACTAATTAAAGAAATGTTCAAATCTTATCTGAACCTTGCAGTCTGAGAGCATCACCATGACGACTGGAAATCAGTTTTCaatacatttattcaaattttttttgttgaaatctTCAGTACAGTCTGTCATCTGACAGGAATGCATGAGAAAAGACACGATTGGCTCAAAACAGTCACATGATCATCATTACGAATATTAATGTTACTGAtcgatgaaaaagaaaaaaaaagtaaatccaGAATCTcccacatgacccccccccacacgccATCAAAACCCCGCCCCTTCCATGACCCCGCCCCTCCCTGACTGTCCAGTAGAGTCCTGGACTCTGGTCGAGCCCTCCAGAGACaagtgtagaaaaaaaacaacgtaaaaaacatgaaaacccCGCCCCCCAGGCTGATAGGCCCCACCCCCTTACAGGTGCCACCCCCTGGAGTGACATCAGGACATTCAGCGAACACTGGATAGAAATGGTCcagaagacacaaaaacaaacattagcgAGTCAAGAGcgaccaaccaatcagaggagaggagTTCCCGTTGACCCGGTTAGCTGGGTGGCGGCCAGAGATGTTCGAACAGACTGAACCCGACTCCGCGTCACCGTTGGGTTCTacccaacaggaagtcaacGTCCGGTTTCCTCTCATTAGCAATTTAACACTCAATTCAAATAGTATCTGAACCATCGACGCCATCCCATAATAGTTTGTAGTCCTAATGTACGTTCAGTTCTTCTTTGTGCCTTTCTTTGACCTCTTATCGATCATTCTATTCCGCTGCAGGATCTAGACAAATTATACTTCCTgcatatttcacattaaaagccaTCCATAGACCATCCCCTCACTGgagggcttttattttgaaatgtctttcaGGAGTGTAAATTTTTTTGGCAgttacacacaaataaagcaaAGTTGATATTTAAGGTTACAGTCTTTAGCGCTCAACGAGTCCTTCAGTCTAGAATTACATTTATCCAATTGTCATTCACAGAATTACAATTActtaaaatcagattaaatgcttttttttttaacgtaacTTTGCTTTGCTATGCTCTCATTGGTCAGGAGACCTGAAACACCTACAACTCATGTCCCCATCATTCAGCTCACTCAGAGGTCTCAGGTGCTTGAGGTGTTTTGGCACATTACTGAAGGAACATTTCATttaaactccacacacacacacacacacatacttgtaCTTCTAGACTTGTGAGGACCCGACATGAATAAATGTTCCATGCTCCCGGTACAATCGTCACAATGAGAACATTCCACTATCATAATAGATTACGTGTTTTCTCCGTTACATGTACTGGATTAGCCGTTAGCAGCTTCTGCTAACAAATGTTAAcacttagaaaaaaaattataatcatTTTTTCTGACTTGATTTCTGGACGTTTGTTGTGAATGAGACCAGAGGTAATGATTGGATCAGCAAGTTATATAAAGATGAGTTTCACATTTATCTCCGTTACGTCTTTTAAAAACCGTCACAGTTACGCATCTAAACAAACAGCGACCCTGAATAGTAAACCTTTCGATGTTCCCACATGTGAAACCCTGCCTGGTCCTCACAAGAACAGCTGTACCAGAACAGACGCTCCCTCACACACTCTCCCCATCCGTCTGTGAGGGCAGGGTGAGGGGGGGCAGCCCCTCGTCGCTGGGCGTGGCGGTGTCATCGCTGGGATCCAGGCTGTCCTTCAGACTCATTGTACTGTCTGAGGGGGGCGGGGTTGCTTCCGAGCAGGGCGGAGTCAACTCGAGGATTGGCGAGGTGGATTCGGTCGGGGGTGGAGTATCCAGGGATGTCTCCTGGGTTCCATTGGCTGTCGGCGGAGGAGCAGACTCTTGTGTGGGCAGGGCTTTGGAGAGAATGGGCGGTGCAGAGGTGGGGGCGGGGTCTGGCTGCTGGGAGGTGGAGTTAGAGGGGGGGCCGTCAGTGAACGACAGCGAGGTTTTCTCAACCAGACGCCACTGCATGATGCTGGTGTCCTTTCCCCCCGTGGAAATCAGGTGACTGTCTCTGTGCAGGAAGCTGACGTTGGTGACATGACTGCTGTGAGCGCTGTACTTGTGGCTGGGAGCCTATAGACAGATTATTGATTGATCAATACAGTCTTAAACATCACACTGATGCAACCGCTGTTGAAATCattggttctgtgtgtgtgtgtgtgtgtgtgtgtgtgtatgtgcttcaCCTTTGGAGTGGAACATGGGTAGGCGAACAGGTGAACCTTACAGAAGTCATCCGCGAGAGCGATCACCTTCCGGTTGTGAGATCTGATCAGAGCGTTGATGTCTGTCCCATCTGAACCCTCAGGCCACacgcctgacacacacacacacacacacgttcacataCTTTTGGACAGGGAGGGTATGTCACACGAGACACAGGTGTTCAGCTGTGCTCACCGAACACGTGGTATCCCAGGACACAGGTGTACGTCGCCCAGTCGATGTCTTTACAGTCTGAACGGTTCCTGATCAGTTTACAGCCATTTGGGACGTCCCCTGAAAGACGAGTAGCAGTACCTCTGTACTCCAGTAGTACTACCTGAGTACtcctagtactactactgcagTACGGTCATTCGTACTCACAGTAGAGGATCTCGTAGTCTCCCGAGTTGGACATGATGAAGTTGTTGTCAGGTGACCAGTCCAGGTGAGTGATGTAGCTGGAATGTCCCTGTGGGAACACTCAGGTGAGTCATGGGGACACCTGGACGTCCACGGCCTTCGATTGGTTAATAAACACCTTTAAACACTTACTGTACACTTCCCATAGCGGCTGTACTTGCGTCCTTTCTCGGAGACGGTATACAGGTAGATGAAGTTATCGTGAGAGCCGACAGCCAACAGACTGCCGtctgcgcgcacacacatacacacacagtaagtcATTGCTTTCATTTCCCCAATGAcattgccatggaaacacaatCACAAGCCCCACCCACCCACTGAGAAGCGCATCACAGACAACTGTTCGTTCCCGTCGGTGTGGATCCCAACCAGGTCCGTGGTTTCGGCGTCCAGAACGTACCACCTGTGACAGGAGGGACCAGCAGGACATGGGTGAGACAGGCGGACCAATCAGACACGTCCAAAAAATCTAATGACCAATACTGACTTTCCAGAGTGTGTTCCTATGGCGACCACGGTTCCACTTGGATGGAAGTCTGCACAGTGTCCATGTTCctgtgggggggaggggcagaGCTGTGATTTCCTACCGCTGATCTGCCTGCAAATTTTTTTATCACAAACGATTCAGGCACcttagccaatcacagctggCCTGTGACGTTGCAATTTGCATAATGCGCCCAAAGATATGTTGATAGAATTGTTGGGCGGACTTGAGGTTTGTTGTTCTCGATTTTTTACTTGGTCAGTAACGGGTTCGGGAAAAATACATTTGCAACCTGTCATgaatgaaccaatcagctgccagCCTCACCTCCAGCATGCGGCTCCAGTGCAGACTGTGATCCACCGAGTTCCAGATGCAGACCAGCCGGTCCTGGGCGCAGGTCAGGAACATGTCCCTGGACGGGTGGGACGCCAGACCCCACAGCTCGTCTGTGTGACCCTGAACACATCACAGTGGAAGCGCCATCACCTGACAGAGCCTCAAGTTATGACATCGCGATGATGTCACCAGTCTCACCTGGACCTCGACCAGGAAGCCGTCGTTGAAGGTTCCCCTAAGGATGAAGTTACGAGACGTTCCCACCAGAAACTCGTTCCCCTTCCCCTCAGACAGAGCTCTGATGGTTCCATACTGATCTGGTACCTGTGGGCGAAGAACGTCATGTGACTCGTGTATGTGAGCTAATAAGCGATCAGACTTATTGATCTGCGTCATTGTGACCTCAATGTCGTGGTCGGCTCTCAGTTCGTGGTCCCACAGGATgattttcctgtcttttcctcctccGGTCAACAGAGTGCCGCTCCTCATCTCACACATGCAGAACACGCTGCcttcatgacctttgacctgacgACTGATCTGaaatgctacacacacacacacaggggatcAGCCACATCTTTCCTCTGAAGTAGCTCAACATTTATTTCTAGATGCAGTTCTGCTGGTGGCCAGAAGGGGGCAGGAGATCACGACCATGGATTTGCACTTTCTTGTACTACCGTCAGCTTTTTCCTTTGGTCCTGTGAtctttctgaccaatcagatctCTTACACATACATCAGACCTCATGGGGCATTGATGAAGACCCCTGAAGTGAACTGACTCCCCTCCTCACCTCTGGGTCCCTTCCCTGGGGTGTCGGCGGAACTCCTGGTCCAGACCAGCAGGATTCCCCCGGAGTCTCCAGTCAGGATGTCCCCGTTACTCAGGAAGGCCAGACACTGGACGAACTTTGGCTTCTCATATTTCTGGAACAGAGAAGAGTAGCAGgtgagttttgtttttaccGTCTTTAGGCGGTTAACATGTTAACATCCCTGAAGACCGAACTGGATCATCTGGACTTTGTTTGAAGATGACTCaacatgaaaaatttaattgtcTACTTACGCCAAAGATTCCCTGTTTCCGAGCTAACGAGGTCCCGGTCCAGGTCCAGAAGAAAATGTGGGATTTTCCACAGGTGACGattgtgtgtgggtctgtgggGTGAAACTCCACGGCCAGGACCACCTCATTGGTGGTCTGAAACCAGTCGACACCAGACAAAGACCAATCAAAACCCGGTTCATATCAACCAAAAGCATTCAGAACTCAAATAATTTCTCACAAGTTCAACAGTAAGTAGTTCTGACAGCCTACGATTGTGATCCAGAGTGACCCCTCACCTTGATTTCAGCGATCTTGGACTTCTTCTGCCAATCCCAAACTGTCAACATGTGATCGTTACAGTCGTCAATAACGCTCAGGTGGTGACCGGAGTCCTGGAGGACAGACGGACAGGTGAGACGGGTTACATCTGATCCGACACGGGTACTGGTTCTGACTGGACACCATCAATCCACCTATCGTTGTCATGACAACCCCAGCTGACACTCACGGCTTTAGAGAACGCCAGGCAGCCGACGCCTCTCTCAAAGGTTCCCAACCCGATGACCTGGAGCGTCGACAGACTGACGCTGTCCCAGATGCGAACGTGAGGCTGCACCGCCTGAAAGCGCGAACGCAGGAGTTAGCATTCCTGACTCCACCTGTTACatatattagcattagcatcacagTTCTGATTTTGTTTGCTAAGCTCGATATATACCCGTCCGTCTTTGTCCACTCCTGCGATCTGTCCGGTCGCGATACGGATCTTGTCGGGATGGATGGTCAAACTGATGGAGACACAAAGGTGTGGTCACGCACCCGTCTCCTCAGACTGGCTAAAACGTGTGTGAATCGTTCCTCACCACTTCACACAGTCGGTGTGTCCAAGGTAATGTCGCTGAGTCCGCTCCTCGTAGTTAAACAAGACGACGACGGAGGCGATGAAGTAAACCACCTCCCCAGTGGGCAGGAGGTAAACGTTCGCCCTGCAGTCTCTACCGCGGTAACCGTACCTGCAGGAAGTCAAGGGAACTCCGGAAAGATTTGGACATCCTGTCAACCGTGTTGTCGTACGCAGACGACACGCCAGTGTCTGTGGGGTATAGGCAGGGTTCGGGTTCAAAAAAACACCTGTTCCAAAAAGGAAGGCTAATTCTAATCAGTCAAAACTAGCTACCAGTCAAGTTAACCATCAGGCTAAGCCTCGACTGTTGTTGTTGAACCCAAAATCCCTGgaagaaataaaggaataaaatactgtaccttCCACACAACAAggcacatctgattataaggcgcaccttcaatgaaaggCTTATTTTAagactgttttcatatataaggcacattgcattataaggcgcatagaaTAGGAATTATTGCAGTGGCTGTGGTTGCATTATGcatccactagatggagctGCTAATCAATATTGATCCATATGTATCGGATTATAAGGCCCACTGtaagtttttgagaaaattgagTGAGCCTtaaagtgcggaaaatacggtatttTAACCAGAATTTTACTAAAATattactttattctgtttttgtggaGCAGCCcataacttttatttaaaatgttagaATGTAGTTAATTTATTCTCTTTAACGTCCTTCTTGTAAAGGATACACCCACTCCAGCTTGAGTCTTTCTGAAGGAAGCTCGGTTCGGATCTCGTCGTAGTTTTCTACATTTGAAGGGATGAACATGGTGATGGGTCGACCGCGCATGAACATCTTCAGGTTCCCCTCTGGAACAAAGAACAGAGAtttagaaacaaacacaaacaactgaACAGGGACATACGAGACGACTGACGCGTCGACGTCCAACAAGTGTTTCAAACTGGACCCAGAAACAAAACTGTACTCAGACGGGTGAGGGGAGGGTGAGGAAcaggtgaggcacaggtgaggGAGACAAGCTGCCGTGCAGGTGAACCAAGTGACAGGTTTGCTGTGTCATCGTTCACCTCCATTAAATCGCATTTGAAATGCCTCTGATTGGTCTTATCAGACCTGTCCACCAAAGCGATTGACCAATGGAGGTAAAGGAAGagctgggggcggagccaacaaGGGCAGAGAGAGCAGAGCTTACGTAACGccaagagagaggagagaggcgATTGGTCCAAAGCGGGAATTAAGTGGTAAGTGGTGCCAATTCAGATGCTAATAGCATGTTGTTAGCATGTTGCTATCCTGCTCGTTTGCTCAGGCGAGTCATCGGGACTTACCAGCTAGGCTGTTTTTCTCTCGAGTGGACATTTTTGCTGGTTTGAGACACAAACAAAGTCACTAAAtaacaataaacaacacaacaactcaaaacaaacaaaacacaacaacaaatacataaacaacacaaatctaaaaacaataataacacaACAGCTAAGGTGTGAACAAAAATATTCTAATGGAGTTGGCGATTGGGTCAGGAGAGTGGAGgggcttcattttttttaaacaattaaaaaaaaatttaattaaaattttacagTATTTCTTCACACCTGAAGAAGACTTCTTCACcacactgtttaaaaaaaataacacaaacatttgCTTACCTTGACTGACCACCGTGTCTTTATGTCTGAAaacacaaggacaaaaaaaaattaaattcagggatcaataaatcaatcaatattcCAACTGATCCTGTCCATCAGAAGTGTTGAGAACGTCGTGAGCGATGAAGAGCACCGACCTCTCGGAGTTCTTCACCATCTTGGCCAGCAGTTTGGACGTGGACGCCGCCTTCACTAGCTTGTTCCTGCTGTCGTCCGAACCGTCCCAGGTGCTGCTCTGGGAACGCTCCATCCCAGAGGAGCGCTTCACGCTGGGGCCCCTGGACACAAAGGGGACCCGGGGtcacaggaggaagatgaggaggaggaggaggaagaggaagtcacTACAAGTCACTGACGTTCGTCTCCATTAAAATGTTTCTAGGGTCTCGGATCCAAACTGGGATTGGGTCCGTACTGAGACGCCTTTGTCTCAGGACCCAACATGGAACCGATCTGGATTTGGTTTTGACTCCAGATCAGGAAAGCAAGTGTAAACCAGATCAGAACTACTGGACAGATCAGAATGAGAAACCATCGTCCAACCGGAACCGATGGTTCTCCAGAGTCTGAATGTTTGAGGAGACGGTCAGTGACTCCGAGTGGAACCAGGACGAGGTTTGTTAGACGCTAAAGCCActaaagacatcaaagccagaAGCTAGAGGAGGCctgctggaggatgaagaggacagGAGTTTAGTcgttttaataaaacacacagccGAGAAGAACCAGGAGTCAGGAAAGATCTAGAGGAGGTGGGACCCCTGGCGGTCTGGGTTCTCCTGGAGGAGATCCTCAGGGCGGAGGCAGGAAAAGAGAATGTTAGTAGAACCAAACACGCAAGGCGACACCAAAGCTACAGAGGATCTCCTCAGGGTCTCCATGATGGAACCTTCAGGGGCTCCAGGAGGCCTCAAAGGCGGGGTTAGTGATGTCAGAGCAAAAGAAGTCAAGCGAGACACGCCCAACAGATCAACAAACTGGAACCTTTTTGGAGGGGCGTGGCCTTTACTGGTGTCGGCGGACTGGGGCGGTCTCTGGGGGGTGTCGGGGGTTTGAGGGATCTGGGGGGAGGACGGGGAGGGAGTGGCGTCCTTCGGGGGAGGATCGGGCTCCTCATGCTCCTGGATCTCCTGCATCAGAGACCGCTGGCTGCCGGTTTCcttcttcctgtctgctccACTGTGGACAAAACCAGGAGCGTGAGCGACCAATCAAAACCAGTGGTTCTACTGGGCGGGTTCTAATGGGTTCTACTGGTCCATCAGGGACTGACCTCCcgttacagttgcacagaaaatgtttctatttatttttagacactacaaccatttatgctctcgcgggccacataaaatgatgtggagagccacatttggtccccgggccatgagtttgacacgtgtgacCTAGAGGGACCAGGAGACACTGACTCTACTGGTTCTACGTCCCCAGATGGACTCTAAGTGAAGAGACGGCCACGTCAGGACGACGGAAATCTAAGATCTGAGGACAACCGGCAAGGTGAGGAAAAACCATGAATGACAcaatcagagtgtgtgtgtgtgtgtgttcacctcttGGCAGCCGACGACACGGTTTCCTTCCTGGTGACGGAGGTGGAGTCTCTCTTTCGTCCGGACGACCCTCCGTTGGAGATGCAGGACATGGAGTAGGCTTCACGTAGGACCGCCCCACCTGCAGGGGGCGGCACACACCGTTACAGACGCATTTTATCGGAACACGTTACCGGATTAACGGACGCCGGTTCTTACCTTTCCCTCCCGGTTGCTTCTTGGCGGAGGAGGCGGCGGAGACTTCGGAGGCGGCCAGGCGGCGCAGGACGTCGGCGAGCGCCGCCTTCATCACCGTCAGCTCgtcttcctgctgctgaacGCGGAGCTCCAACGCCGACAGGCGGTCGTGGACGTCCGAGACGCTGGCGCCAGACATGCTGTCGTCTGTTGAGACGACAGACTGTCAATGACcaccttcagccaatcagaaggccCCCGAAtcagagaaacaggaagctgttGGTCGGCAGCTGTGGTTGGTTGGAGGAATCTGATGTTCGCGATTTAAATGTTcagcaaaacaaaaggaaaaaatgtttggtCCTGCAGACGCAGCATGTTTCtgcctgtctgacacacacacacacacacacacacacacacacacacacacacacacacacacacacacacacacacacacacacacaccataatcGAGTTCAGCTGACTGACAACAGGGAGGAACGccacatatttttgttttggtggtttgtttgtctgtaatAGTGAAGAAATTAAATTGTGTTCTGCAGCTTTAAGGAGGTTCTGGTGACCAAAACcagaagctaatgctaatgctaacgctaggaAACTGCACCctagaaatttttaaaaaatggtttaaaTACCTCTCGAACAAATCTCACCGTCGTCTAGCCGTAAACTAGCTCTTTTCAGTACAGAACAATAAGTTCTACCCACCACCGCTGCTATTGGACGAAAACCAGGAAATCAAACGTTAGATTTCACTCACAAACTGCGAGTCGCTGTAATGAAGAAATTAAGGGCACTTGCAAtacgaaaaaaacaaaaaacacgacaaacaaaaaaacctcccACCCAACCTGAACAAAGCTGCCAGTAGCTCCTCCCCTTTTAGGGAAGCAAGCTCCGCCCTGATCAACATCCCAGCGCCACCTCGTGGACAGGGTGAAGATCAGAACGGATGGAGTCTATTTGACATGAGCGATGCTAACCGGTTAGCTACCTGTCCAGGTGTGTCCAGAGTCTGTGGACAGTTCCAGGTGTAAATAActctgggggggttctgctgGAGCCCAGTCGGCCCAAACGGATCCATTTGGACCGAACCATTCATTTTAAACCGAACCAGAACCCATCATGGAATCTTTATTTTTAGCCCAATTATTGGTTGATTTACCAAGTTATTGATTATGGATCAGTGTATCTGGGGGTCTTTATTGGTCTCCATCAGATCTGGATCTCCTCCGTGATGCTGGTTGGATTTTGTGGCCCGGCATCCGCCGGAGGGGCGGTGCATCACTTTTTAGATAAATACAGCAGTGACACGTGTAAAGCCGCCAGACCCGCGCGCGGCTCGCGCCGCACCGACGGccggatgggggtggggggccctCCGTGTGCGGGCCGCGGCGGGACTCACCCAAACTGCCGGCGAAGCCGTCCATTTTCCGGGGGAAAAGCGTGCGTCCGGGCCGGAGGCCTGCGGGAGGTTGAGCGCACACTGCGGGCCTCCGTCCGGGTTTTTCCACCGCAGCGGGGGGAGGAACAGCCGCGCACCGTCGGGTCGACACACACCGCACTCCCCGCCGTGTCCCGCCCCGAACGTGAGACGAAAGATCcgccgctttttttttttttgttcctgcgGGCAGGAGAAAGACGCCGCTGCCCGGAGGGTCCGACGGCCGAAGGAGACGAGAGAAGCCGCGGAAGACGTTCACACGACGGACCGACGCTCCTGCGCGCTTCCGACTCCACCTCCTCTGGAAGCGCGCGCTTCCCGGAGGAGGTGGTTCAGGTTTCGGTCGTCTGGTTTGCTTCTGGCCGTTGAGCTGAAGCCCTGCCCCCCAGCGGCCAAAGAGCGTCATTACAGCTCTTGTCCGCGTTGCTGTGTCAATAAAGTTTACGGGGAAACTttatttcagctaaaatgagaTTTATTGTATTCAtgtaatttttattcatttagctTTCggtaaaattaaatgtaaataaattctacaaatttatgtttattcataaaattaaatatactaAAGTTTGATGTCttataagtatataaaataagtatgtgtataaaaatgttaaaaaatgttaaaaattgtttactttatatttataaaattacatttataatttcaaaaatttaattttttttatctataaAATTTACTTAATAAAGTTCATGTATATATTTGCTCAAAAACGGATATGTGCTATATTCCATTTAATTCCTTCAAAA
This is a stretch of genomic DNA from Antennarius striatus isolate MH-2024 chromosome 11, ASM4005453v1, whole genome shotgun sequence. It encodes these proteins:
- the LOC137603526 gene encoding echinoderm microtubule-associated protein-like 4; the encoded protein is MTLFGRWGAGLQLNGQKQTRRPKPEPPPPGSARFQRRWSRKRAGASVRRVNVFRGFSRLLRPSDPPGSGVFLLPAGTKKKKAADLSSHVRGGTRRGVRCVSTRRCAAVPPPAAVEKPGRRPAVCAQPPAGLRPGRTLFPRKMDGFAGSLDDSMSGASVSDVHDRLSALELRVQQQEDELTVMKAALADVLRRLAASEVSAASSAKKQPGGKGGAVLREAYSMSCISNGGSSGRKRDSTSVTRKETVSSAAKSGADRKKETGSQRSLMQEIQEHEEPDPPPKDATPSPSSPQIPQTPDTPQRPPQSADTSKGHAPPKRGPSVKRSSGMERSQSSTWDGSDDSRNKLVKAASTSKLLAKMVKNSERHKDTVVSQAKMSTREKNSLAEGNLKMFMRGRPITMFIPSNVENYDEIRTELPSERLKLEWVYGYRGRDCRANVYLLPTGEVVYFIASVVVLFNYEERTQRHYLGHTDCVKCLTIHPDKIRIATGQIAGVDKDGRAVQPHVRIWDSVSLSTLQVIGLGTFERGVGCLAFSKADSGHHLSVIDDCNDHMLTVWDWQKKSKIAEIKTTNEVVLAVEFHPTDPHTIVTCGKSHIFFWTWTGTSLARKQGIFGKYEKPKFVQCLAFLSNGDILTGDSGGILLVWTRSSADTPGKGPRAFQISRQVKGHEGSVFCMCEMRSGTLLTGGGKDRKIILWDHELRADHDIEVPDQYGTIRALSEGKGNEFLVGTSRNFILRGTFNDGFLVEVQGHTDELWGLASHPSRDMFLTCAQDRLVCIWNSVDHSLHWSRMLEEHGHCADFHPSGTVVAIGTHSGKWYVLDAETTDLVGIHTDGNEQLSVMRFSVDGSLLAVGSHDNFIYLYTVSEKGRKYSRYGKCTGHSSYITHLDWSPDNNFIMSNSGDYEILYWDVPNGCKLIRNRSDCKDIDWATYTCVLGYHVFGVWPEGSDGTDINALIRSHNRKVIALADDFCKVHLFAYPCSTPKAPSHKYSAHSSHVTNVSFLHRDSHLISTGGKDTSIMQWRLVEKTSLSFTDGPPSNSTSQQPDPAPTSAPPILSKALPTQESAPPPTANGTQETSLDTPPPTESTSPILELTPPCSEATPPPSDSTMSLKDSLDPSDDTATPSDEGLPPLTLPSQTDGESV